In Rutidosis leptorrhynchoides isolate AG116_Rl617_1_P2 chromosome 2, CSIRO_AGI_Rlap_v1, whole genome shotgun sequence, one genomic interval encodes:
- the LOC139893427 gene encoding uncharacterized protein, giving the protein MAILILPCIPTTLLSPQNRRSSVYINTVRRTSPATVKCSTSNSITTGGGAAVVWYKNDLRVDDHLGLISASSSQHSTVIPLYVFDHRILNNFTEEMLELLLFAVKDLRQSLKDLGSDLMIRLGKSESVIQDLVKEVRVSNIYTQEEVEYDLRLVIENVKEKTCDRNFEEDGPKFFLWSTPFYDMKNIVDLPLSYNEFQGLNLQVHSPLSAPKLPCVPTDFAWGPMPTLDELKEFMDENPYKLKDSWSSIKRSSAEYVLQSARIKMSNGVTNSQSNWDSVTSRIKKKRLKKTAFITKQGNFVGGGTGDVLNALSAYLKYLEGTSRDDWQEVHERLRDAETREGASFGVIFGPALQLGIVSRRRVYYETLKYEKERNGGFLSPFGYSAVTIAAAADHVCSREWYRLLASKSLVDFTNKYSTRYWRWKGHLIQYAVMGCEGPAILLVHGFGAFLEHYRDNINDIVKGGNRVWAITLVGFGRSEKPNIVYTELMWAELVRNFVVDVVGEPVHLVGNSFGGYFVSIVAGLWPTLAKSVLLLNSAGHYIPGYSSVPSSKERKSTGIAWFGARGLSFYLRLSFRNLVKRCYPTRTARADEGLLNEMVRASYDPGVLVVLESIFTFDPSIPLNYLLKGFESKVLIIQGMKDPISDSRTKVSVVKRHFKEIVIKELDAGHCPHDEVPEEVNSIIREWVVNIESRRDTLKTTLKDGSRMAA; this is encoded by the exons ATGGCCATTCTTATTTTGCCGTGCATTCCTACTACTTTGTTATCACCGCAAAATCGTCGTAGCTCAGTTTACATTAATACCGTCCGACGTACATCTCCGGCCACCGTAAAATGCTCGACTTCAAATTCAATTACCACTGGCGGTGGCGCTGCTGTCGTTTGGTACAAAAATGATCTTCGTGTAGATGATCATCTAGGTTTAATTTCTGCATCATCATCGCAACATTCAACGGTTATTCCTCTTTATGTTTTCGATCACCGGATTCTTAACA ATTTCACTGAGGAAATGCTTGAGCTGCTTCTGTTTGCTGTGAAGGATTTGAGGCAGTCGTTGAAGGATTTGGGATCGGATTTGATGATCAGGTTGGGGAAGTCGGAATCTGTTATTCAAGATCTTGTAAAAGAG GTCAGAGTTTCAAACATATATACACAAGAAGAGGTGGAATATGACTTACGGTtagtaattgaaaacgttaaaGAAAAAACGTGTGACAGGAATTTTGAAGAAGACGGTCCTAAATTCTTTCTATGGAGCACTCCTTTTTATGATATGAAG AACATCGTGGACCTTCCTTTGTCATATAATGAATTTCAAGGATTAAATCTGCAAGTGCATTCACCTCTTTCAGCCCCAAAATTACCTTGCGTACCGACAGACTTTGCTTGGG GTCCTATGCCAACGCTCGATGAATTAAAGGAATTCATGGATGAGAACCCGTATAAACTGAAAGATAGTTGGAGTTCGATTAAGAGGAGTTCTGCTGAATATGTATTGCAGAGTGCTAGGATAAAAATGTCAAATGGTGTGACTAATAGTCAAAGCAATTGGGATTCTGTTACTTCTCGGATTAAGAAGAAGAGATTGAAAAAAACAGCATTTATAACAAAACAAGGAAACTTTGTTGGAGGCGGAACTGGTGACGTGCTTAATGCATTGTCTGCGTATTTAAAATATTTGGAGGGTACTTCACGGGATGATTGGCAAGA GGTGCATGAAAGATTACGTGATGCTGAAACCCGAGAAGGAGCTTCGTTTGGTGTTATTTTTGGACCTGCCCTTCAGCTTGGTATTGTATCCCGAAGGAGAGTATATTACGAGACCCTAAAGTATGAGAAAGAGCGAAATGGTGGTTTTTTGTCACCTTTTGGCTACTCAGCTGTTACTATAGCTGCTGCAGCTGATCATGTTTGTTCAAGAGAG TGGTATCGTCTTTTGGCTTCAAAGAGTCTAGTGGATTTCACAAATAAATATTCTACTCGGTACTGGAGGTGGAAAGGTCATCTGATACAG TATGCTGTTATGGGTTGTGAAGGTCCTGCTATCCTTCTTGTACACGGTTTTGGTGCTTTTTTGGAGCACTACCGTGACAATATAAACGACATAGTTAAAGGTGGCAACCGTGTTTGGGCCATCACACTTGTAGGATTTGGAAGATCAGAGAAACCAAATATCGTATACACTGAACTCATGTGGGCTGAGTTAGTCAGAAATTTTGTAGTGGATGTTGTTGGGGAACCCGTTCACCTTGTTGGGAACTCGTTTGGAG GTTATTTTGTGTCTATTGTTGCTGGCTTGTGGCCTACTTTAGCTAAGTCTGTATTGCTCTTGAACAGTGCGGGCCATTACATTCCAGGATACTCTTCTGTACCTTCTTCCAAG GAAAGGAAAAGTACAGGAATTGCATGGTTTGGTGCCAGGGGGCTTTCGTTCTACCTGAGGCTGAGCTTTAGGAACTTGGTGAAGCGTTGCTACCCAACT AGAACAGCTCGTGCTGACGAAGGGCTCCTGAATGAGATGGTACGGGCA TCATATGATCCTGGTGTGCTGGTGGTTCTCGAAAGTATTTTCACATTTGATCCTTCAATTCCTCTTAATTATCTTCTCAAAGGGTTTGAGAGTAAGGTCCTCATTATCCAG GGCATGAAAGACCCGATCTCTGACTCCCGAACGAAAGTAAGTGTAGTCAAGAGACACTTTAAAGAAATCGTAATCAAGGAGCTGGATGCAG GCCACTGTCCCCATGATGAGGTACCAGAGGAAGTCAACTCTATTATCCGAGAATGGGTAGTCAATATCGAAAGCAGACGTGATACCTTGAAAACCACACTCAAGGATGGAAGCAGAATGGCAGCCTGA